A window of Macrotis lagotis isolate mMagLag1 chromosome 1, bilby.v1.9.chrom.fasta, whole genome shotgun sequence genomic DNA:
CCTCCAGATTCAGgcccagttttctatccactgtacccagCTGTCTCTCACATGTCTCGTGGACAAAGCCATGGTCATGGTTTCATTTCCTTGTTGGAGTTGAGGGAGGGAGTGGTCATTGGTCTCTTGGGTCATTGGGGGATTCTCCTACTCACCTTGGACTATAAGCTGCAGGGGCTCACTATGTTGTGTCCAGAGACTTCCATTGGTCCTGACTTGGTGGCCACAGCTATAATTTCCAGAGTACTTAGGGGTCACatgagtcaggaggaactggaCTTCATCTTTAGTAGTGTCCATGACCGGCAGGATTTTCTCATCTCTCCCCTTGTACAGAGCAAAATTCCTACTCCAGGAGGGTCCCTGGCACAGGAGGGTCACATTATCCCCTGAGGCCACTTCTGTGCCAGGCCAGACTGAGAGGGAAGGTTTGGGGCCTGCACCTGGAAATTCAAACAGAGTCCAGAAGTTTCCAAGGATCCCTCATGGTTTTTAATAAAGGGTGAGGAAACAAGAGCTGGCATGTCCCTAAAGAACTCTCCAGCCATTTACTCTCCCTTCTTCTGGCTCTTTGGTCCTTCCTAGCTTGGAGTCTCCTTCCCTCAGAAACAAGGTGCACCATCTCTGATGTTCTCTGGAACTCTCTGGAACTGGGGAAGTGTCTCTTCCTTCTATCCTTGGCCCTGGAGctttgagcagaaccagagctGGTCCACCCTCCCCCTTTTGCTCTCCCTTTCCATGGACCCTCAGCCCTTGCTCCAACTTCATGAAGTTCTAAAGAGCCCAGAATAATATTCCCCTCACCCTCACCTGAGCTCCCTCCCAGGTTTGAGTCTCAAACCTTTCTGCCTTGTCTTCCACCCCCTCACCTGTCACCCAGATCTCTAGGGTCtcactggcctcagacacctggtGTGGTGCCATCCTCCCATAGTAGACACAGCTGTAAACACCAGCATCCTGGGCCCCCACAGAGAGGAGGGGGAAGTCAGCAGAAGTCCCTGCTGGGCTCTGGCTCTGCAGGGGCAAGGTAGTTCCTACTTTCAGCAGAGAGAATGTCGCCCCCCAAAAGGAGGAATGAGGGGGCAGCTGGCACCTCAGAGTCACATGAGTCCCCGGCATCACCATGAGGCCCAGGTAGGCTGAGAGGGTAGGCCTGGGCAGAGACCCTGTAAGAGGAAGAGCACAGGCTGGGGATCAGGACATCTGGGTCAAGTCCCTTCTCTACCTCTGAGtctctgtgtgactctggtccaTTCACTGTCCTTTCTGAGTCTCTTATTGTTGTTTGGATGTTTTTCTGCCACATCTGAGGCTTCTTGGGTCCATTCTGGACAGTGGCAGAGATGctgaacagtttgccatttctttctctagctcacaTTACAGATgcggaaactgaggcaggcagggttaggtgacttttcCAGGTTCaaatagttagtaaatgtctgaggcctgatttgagtTTGGGAAGTTGAGCCTCCCTGTCTCCTGGCCCAGCCCCAGGCCCCCTGACTCCCCATGAGCCTCAGTTCTCTCCTctcaaatgaaaattttacaagagaatccttttccttccccaactGTAGCTCTCTGGAGGCTCAGGAGacattccccttctcctccatccTCTGGTCTCAGGTCCCTGATGACCACaacctcacccccaccccaagcaGGGGAGATCCTGCCCCCTCCCTCTTCATCTGGACCCTGAGAGAGAGGACCAAGCCTCAGGCCACACCAGACCTTAGATCCTGACCTAGGACAgaagactcaggttcaaatccaggctctgtCACTCACATGCCAAGTCCTTTCTCTCTGGACCTCACTTTGCTCTTTTACAATGTGATGGTTTGACCTCAATAATCTCCAAGGCCCTTTTCAGCTCTGGGTCCCTGGTACTCTTCTCCTCACCAACACCTCAagcccctcctcctcctttattctcttggttctagaTCAGAATAGAAATGCCTCATGTCTTCCAAGATCCCAGAGTCCTGACAGGCCCCAGGGCAGAGCTGATTCTGCAGACATGCTGCCCTTGTGTCAGTGCAGCCCCTGTGTGAGTGAAGAGTGGAGGGTCACACTGTTCTGGggtccccaccccccacacaccTGGTACCACCAGCTCCAGGGCATTACTAGGCTCTGATCCTCCACCAGAGCTTCTCCTTTCCCTATAAGCACAGCTGTAGCTCCCAGTGTCCTCAGGTCCCACAGATGGGAGGAGGAAGCTGGTCCAGAGATCTGCTGAGGTCTGGTCCTGTAGAGGCTCCTGGGTCCCGGCCTTCTGCAGTGTGAAGGTCACCTCCCCAAGGAAGGACAGCTTGGGTCTTGAGCACCAGAGAGTGATGCTGGCCCCAGAGGTCATCAGAAGGCCAGTTTGGGCCCAGAGAGTGGGCTTGGGGAGGAGTCCTAATGGAAAAGGTGGGCCAGAGATTAAGGTCAGATGTCATTTCTAAGTCCCTTCCCCCAACCCTTTAGTGAGAAGGAGAAAGAGCAGTTTGTTCATCTGTTCTCACATTTTTGTTGGGGTGTTCTCTGAGCTGGGAATACCCCCACTATCCTGGAGATAAAGGTTTAGTTCATGTAGAACATGAGAGGGTTCTACGGTCTTCTAACCTCCCCCCAAACGCTCCTAGAAGAACTGTCCAAATTTTGTGTTGCCCCATAACTTTGTGGTCCTTTTGTGGGAAGATGGAATTTGGGACTTGAGGAATCTTATTTCATCACCAGACACAGTCAGCTCCAGGGTCTGGCTGGGATGTGATGCACTGTGGGGAGCTGTCTTCTTGTAGTAAATACAGCTGTAGTTCCCAGAGTCCTCAGCCCTCACAGACAGAAGTAAGAAAAGAGCCTTGGTCCTTCCAGAGTTCCGTAGCTTCAAAGGGCTCAGGCTCTTTGACTCCATGAGGGCAAAGTTGTAGTCCTGGGAGAAGGCCTGGGATGGGATTTGGCATGAGATAATAACTGTTGTCCCTGGAGATATTATGGAATGAGGTGAAAGTGAAATGAAGGGTGGGGGGAAGATTCCtgtgaaaggaagaaggaagagagttaGAGCCCTGAACTCTCACCTTAATCCCCTCCAATCATCCTCTGAAACAGAGCTGAGAAGGGGGTGGTTGGGCAGAGAGGCCACAGGCCCCTTTGCCCAGTCTTCTTAGTCTGTTCAGGGTGGGGTAATGGGGATCCTGGTCATCCTCAGAAATATGCTATGGCCTAGGAAGGCTCTGAGAATAGAGAGTGATGGGCCCTGGGCAGGAGTAGACCTCCTCCACCTGCTTCTCTCCTCACCTGCTCCAAGGGCCTGGTTCTGCCCTACAACCTAAACTGC
This region includes:
- the LOC141509956 gene encoding immunoglobulin superfamily member 1-like — its product is MRPTVTYLLSIGLCLDWVIQTKMDSLPRPTLWAVPGPVVPKDTDVTLRCQSQLGTNRFQLLMDGDLREERNASWGLAEFVFRRVDDWRDARSYCCRSGQGSYWSELSDPLMLVVMTGIFPPPFISLSPHSIISPGTTVIISCQIPSQAFSQDYNFALMESKSLSPLKLRNSGRTKALFLLLSVRAEDSGNYSCIYYKKTAPHSASHPSQTLELTVSGLLPKPTLWAQTGLLMTSGASITLWCSRPKLSFLGEVTFTLQKAGTQEPLQDQTSADLWTSFLLPSVGPEDTGSYSCAYRERRSSGGGSEPSNALELVVPGSLPRPTLSAYLGLMVMPGTHVTLRCQLPPHSSFWGATFSLLKVGTTLPLQSQSPAGTSADFPLLSVGAQDAGVYSCVYYGRMAPHQVSEASETLEIWVTGAGPKPSLSVWPGTEVASGDNVTLLCQGPSWSRNFALYKGRDEKILPVMDTTKDEVQFLLTHVTPKYSGNYSCGHQVRTNGSLWTQHSEPLQLIVQGPKSSDLIIPLSCVSILLFLLFLLLLAFFCKRSISSGSLQGDSRSRCPCCSCHPLRTCLSPQTGNPRDTVRSSEVTKGRSRKPLIPMNEEPQGVTYAQLNISVLNEMKNDSTKTSRGSIVYASVSKE